The following coding sequences lie in one Cucurbita pepo subsp. pepo cultivar mu-cu-16 chromosome LG13, ASM280686v2, whole genome shotgun sequence genomic window:
- the LOC111808586 gene encoding protein EPIDERMAL PATTERNING FACTOR 2-like has protein sequence MWKFPLVAQTSLLFWIFFIILMIGRRLDASTRWDHMSFNVEDTHRPVGSSTHQEEKTEEALGMELYPTGSNLPDCSHACGPCFPCKRVMVSFKCSAAESCPTVYRCMCKGKYYHVPSN, from the exons ATGTGGAAATTCCCACTTGTGGCTCAAACTTCTCTACTTTTCTGGATTTTCTTCATCATACTAATGATCGGAAGACGTCTTGATGCATCGACCCGCTGGGATCACA TGAGCTTTAATGTAGAAGATACTCACAGACCAGTAGGCAGTTCAACGCACCAGGAG GAAAAAACTGAAGAAGCACTTGGTATGGAGTTATACCCTACAGGATCCAACCTCCCAGACTGTTCCCATGCATGTGGACCATGTTTTCCGTGCAAAAGGGTGATGGTGAGCTTCAAATGCTCAGCTGCAGAGTCCTGTCCCACTGTCTACAGATGCATGTGTAAAGGGAAATATTATCACGTACCTTCCAATTGA
- the LOC111808587 gene encoding protein phosphatase 1 regulatory subunit INH3-like, protein MARAPTTAAGALTASSPSLTTTVILANGSSSSQPPETLVLRLNRKKKKVSWKEGTVDNEFMQKKSSKKCCIFHKQKPFDEDDSDQEDDENHHHGDGSPCCSRGNGGDASSRVS, encoded by the coding sequence ATGGCTAGGGCACCGACGACCGCTGCCGGAGCGTTAACGGCCTCCTCCCCTTCGCTCACCACCACCGTCATCTTGGCCAACGGATCCTCTTCCTCTCAGCCACCCGAAACCCTAGTGCTTCGTCTCAatcggaagaagaagaaggtctCGTGGAAGGAAGGGACCGTCGACAACGAGTTCATGCAGAAGAAAAGCTCGAAGAAGTGCTGTATATTCCACAAGCAGAAGCCCTTTGATGAGGACGATAGCGATCAAGAGGATGATGAGAATCACCATCACGGGGATGGAAGCCCTTGCTGCTCTAGGGGAAACGGCGGGGATGCTTCCAGTAGAGTCAGTTGA